TCATCTTCTCAGGAACTTTATTATTACCCAAAAATGAAATTCCAAAAATAGTTCCGACTATACCTACAGCGACTGCTGCAACTCCTAACGCATACTTCCATTTGTTGTAACTCTTATTAAGGGCATCTGCTATCTTAGTTACAGGGAGATGTACAGCTTTGGATTCAGATTTGTTTGTCTCCACAGCTGCTGATTTTTCCAGCTCTGGCTTTTCTATAATTGGTGAAACAGATTCCGCTTTTTCCTGAGAAGTGATTGCACCACTGTTTTCCAACCTTTCCAGTTCCCTCAGCATCTCATTTGCATTTGCGAACCTTTGACTTTTATCCTTATTGATTGCTTTCATTACAAAATTTGACAGGGCATCAGATATTCCGGGATTAAAATGTGTTGGTGCAGGCAATTCTCCGTTCACCATGAAATCGTAAACTGCTATAGGAGTTTTGGTTGTCGCACCGAAAAAAGGAGTTTTACCCGATAGCATCTCATAAAGTGTCATGCCAAGGCTGTATGCATCAGTTCTTGGGTCCACTCGACCCGGGTCTACCATCTGCTCCGGACTCATGAAAAAAAGTCTTCTATTTACTTCTGTTCCATCACTCCAGTTCGTGTAAAGTGTCTCTGGGATACCAAAATCTGTTATCTTAATCAGACCATTACGGGTAACGAGTATATTCATGGGATTGATGAGACGGTGGATTAGTGGAGTGTCCTGATTGTGTGCGAATGATATCCCATCAAGAATCTGTTTGAAGAGGGTGATTGCTCTTTCCGAGTCTAAAC
This region of Bacteroidota bacterium genomic DNA includes:
- a CDS encoding protein kinase — its product is MTLFKQILDGISFAHNQDTPLIHRLINPMNILVTRNGLIKITDFGIPETLYTNWSDGTEVNRRLFFMSPEQMVDPGRVDPRTDAYSLGMTLYEMLSGKTPFFGATTKTPIAVYDFMVNGELPAPTHFNPGISDALSNFVMKAINKDKSQRFANANEMLRELERLENSGAITSQEKAESVSPIIEKPELEKSAAVETNKSESKAVHLPVTKIADALNKSYNKWKYALGVAAVAVGIVGTIFGISFLGNNKVPEKMILTEGGTFVMGNDDREFGNGSPVAKLNFKI